One region of Nothobranchius furzeri strain GRZ-AD chromosome 16, NfurGRZ-RIMD1, whole genome shotgun sequence genomic DNA includes:
- the LOC107396062 gene encoding retinoschisin, with protein sequence MEVTTSRAAVLLLLLLSQTLITVHSQEEEEAIQEEELQEEEQQVIETWTRKVKACTCDCMSIDSPTPAPISPVLPITLPQGHALNCMPECPYHRALGFESGSITSDQISCSNQDQYTGWYSSWIPNKARLNNQGFGCAWLSKFNDQHQWIQIDLKEEGVVSGILTQGRCDADEWITKYSIQYRSVETLNWIYYKDQTGNNRVFYGNSDRMSTVQNLLRPPIIARFIRLLPLGWHTRIAVRMELLMCMNKCT encoded by the exons ATGGAGGTCACTACCAGTCGTGCTGCTGTGCTGCTCCTCCTGCTTCTATCTCAGA CCCTGATCACTGTGCATTCCCAAGAG GAAGAAGAGGCCATCCAGGAGGAggagctgcaggaggaggagcagcaggtgatTGAGACATGGACACGGAAGGTCAAAGCCTGCACCTGTGACTGCATGTCCATTGATTCACCCACACCTGCTCCCATCTCACCTGTCCTGCCGATCACACTACCTCAGGGTCACGCACTGAACTGTATGCCAG AATGTCCATATCACAGAGCTCTGGGGTTTGAATCAGGATCCATAACCTCAGACCAGATCAGCTGCTCCAATCAGGACCAGTACACTGGCTGGTACTCCTCCTGGATCCCTAACAAGGCTCGTCTCAACAACCAAGGCTTTGG GTGTGCATGGTTGTCCAAGTTCAACGACCAGCACCAGTGGATCCAGATTGACCTGAAGGAAGAAGGTGTGGTGTCCGGCATCCTGACCCAGGGCCGCTGCGACGCCGATGAGTGGATCACCAAATACAGCATCCAGTATCGCTCTGTGGAGACTCTCAACTGGATTTATTATAAAGACCAAACAGGAAACAACAGG GTTTTCTACGGGAACTCTGACCGCATGTCCACTGTGCAGAACCTGCTGCGCCCACCAATCATAGCTCGTTTCATCCGTCTGCTGCCGCTGGGCTGGCACACCCGCATCGCCGTAAGGATGGAGCTGCTGATGTGCATGAACAAGtgcacctga